A window from Limanda limanda chromosome 14, fLimLim1.1, whole genome shotgun sequence encodes these proteins:
- the coro6 gene encoding coronin-6: protein MSRSIVRQSKFRHVFGQTMKAEHGYDDIRVSRVTWDSSFCAVNPKFLAVIVESSGGGAFLVLPLSKSGRVGKDYPLVVGHAGPVLDIDWCPHDDNILASGSEDCTAMVWQIPDHSLTRPLSDPVVILEGHSKRVGIVTWHPTARNILLTAGSDNLVIVWNVGTGEPLVSMDDHPDLIYSISWNRNGSLFCTTCKDRRLRVCDPRKREVVAERLAPHDGIRPMRAIFTRDGNIFTTGFTRMSQRELGLWDPTNFEEPIALLELDTSNGVLLPYYDADANMVYLCGKGDSSVRYFEITEEPPYVHYLNTFSTKEPQRGMGFMPKRGVDVSKCEIARLFKLLDKKCEPITMTVPRKSDLFQDDLYPDTAGPEPAMEPEEWMDGRDEDPILMSMKEGYVPPKSRELKVAKKNMLDSRPTTRRSLSTLDTNSMPPQLLDRLLEEIQNLKATVLSQEKRICDLENKLSQYTNGTA from the exons ATGAGTCGCAGCATCGTGCGGCAGAGCAAGTTCCGTCACGTCTTCGGCCAGACGATGAAGGCCGAGCACGGCTATGACGACATCCGCGTCTCCCGGGTGACGTGGGACAGCTCCTTCTGCGCCGTCAACCCAAAGTTCCTGGCGGTCATTGTCGAATCCAGCGGGGGAGGAGCGTTCCTGGTCCTGCCCCTCTCGAAG TCGGGTCGTGTGGGCAAAGACTACCCGCTGGTGGTCGGCCACGCCGGGCCCGTCCTGGATATCGACTGGTGCCCGCATGACGACAACATCCTGGCCAGTGGCTCGGAGGATTGCACTGCaatg gtTTGGCAGATCCCAGATCATTCTCTGACCCGCCCCCTCTCCGACCCAGTGGTGATCCTGGAAGGACACTCCAAGCGTGTGGGCATCGTCACCTGGCACCCGACCGCACGCAACATCCTCCTCACTGCGG GCAGTGATAACCTGGTAATCGTCTGGAACGTGGGGACGGGCGAGCCTCTCGTCTCCATGGACGACCACCCGGACCTCATCTACAGCATCAGCTGGAACCGAAATGGCAGCTTGTTCTGCACCACCTGTAAGGACCGACGGCTGCGTGTCTGCGACCCCCGCAAGAGGGAGGTGGTTGCG GAACGTCTGGCTCCGCACGACGGGATCCGGCCGATGAGAGCCATCTTCACCAGAGACGGGAACATCTTCACCACCGGATTCACCAGGATGAgccagagagagctcgggctctGGGACCCG ACGAACTTCGAGGAGCCGATTGCCCTGTTGGAGTTGGACACGAGCAACGGAGTGTTGTTACCATATTATGATGCCGATGCAAACATGGTCTACCTCTGTGGGAAG ggggacAGCAGTGTCCGTTACTTTGAGATCACAGAGGAGCCGCCCTACGTCCACTACCTCAACACCTTCAGCACCAAGGAGCCGCAGAGGGGGATGGGCTTCATGCCAAAGAGAGGAGTGGACGTCAGCAAGTGTGAGATCGCCAG GTTATTCAAGCTGTTGGACAAGAAGTGTGAACCCATCACAATGACAGTGCCCAGAAAA TCGGACCTCTTCCAGGACGACCTGTACCCAGACACAGCCGGGCCCGAGCCCGCCATGGAGCCCGAGGAGTGGATGGACGGCCGCGACGAGGACCCGATCCTCATGTCCATGAAGGAGGGCTACGTGCCGCCAAAGAGCCGAGAGCTCAAAGTGGCGAAGAAGAACATGCTGGACTCCAGACCCACCACCCGACGTAGCCTGTCCACTTTGGACACCAACAGCATGCCA CCTCAGTTGCTCGACAGGTTGCTGGAGGAGATTCAGAATCTGAAGGCCACAGTTTTGTCTCAGGAGAAGAGAATCTGTGACTTGGAGAATAAGCTTTCGCAGTACACCAATGGCACTGCCTGA
- the LOC133019889 gene encoding von Willebrand factor A domain-containing protein 7-like — MSSELAVLCFLLLQTGAHGFKILPGKSQSHMEITEGAILNVVVQVCHDLAQAEGTDFTFPSKPYTTEAVAVACNARKSSRSFEQAVKSVIVHNVRVDLRHALNGSFHFDAEMFVRGRRIIAEGVQAVKASDKQENFEAARDKLGEILHPLQDFYSHSNWVELGKKFPNSNLLRPDTSIGNLADISRATCRNCDGDDCTNNILEDVIAEGILTSGYFGIVPLVSTKPDGKCSHGGGVDLTSNIKPKGGINKDAFDSSHGHLHTEAANLAGAATAQLLDDVRRAAGDRVFLQMLGISKGSSKALCFVIDTTKSMSDDIEAVQSVTSSIINSEVGTENEPSTYILVPFNDPGFGPLTKTTDPQVFKNVINSLSVTGGGDDAEMSLSGLQLALTAAPLNSEIFVFTDAPAKDKQLKSAVIALIERTQTVVNFMITDSNVTNRRILSNKTGRQRAIATSDSQVYRDLAQASGGQAIEVTKTELPAATSIITESTSSSLVTLLQAARNPGKTENFFFRVDRSVTNPRVYITGRSVTFTLISPSGKSQQSTDATGSLITSSQSVGNYLSLRIKTEVGQWEIRMVSTNPYTLKVIAQSSVDFLLDFVEASQGPFAGYDTLDTRPRAGVNGTLLVTLTGSKSGKLTEVTLVESSGSNEVKGVVESQGSGNFLVRVDQMPSEEFVVRVKGQVGSSSSGVFQRQTPTNFRASNVTISADSNPILIPGTLFSVPFTVTTGGTGGNFTIRATHNQQRFDSVSPTSLILVSGNSTDGTVNITAPLNTPSGTDFTLTIEAEAPGGADTNYVMLRFSVLNTVTDFTKPVCQLLSLQSRCFGACNSSTWELLVQVTDGDDGTGVERVSLKQGNGSLNASQAAGNADIMLVSYRASCCSPDMELLTVDRVGNVGFCFYSLTGNPPAALSSSTKVTQSLFLFLSMVGLGLHVTNVGGDSVTPGKL; from the exons ATGTCGTCGGAGCTGGCCGTGTTGTGCTTCCTGCTCCTGCAAACTGGAGCTCATGGGTTCAAGATATTACCCGGGAAATCTCAGAGTCACATGGAAATCACTGAGGGTGcaattttaaatgttgttgtgCAAGTGTGCCATGATCTGGCTCAAGCTGAAGGGACAGACTTCACATTTCCT tcaAAGCCTTACACCACAGAGGCTGTTGCTGTTGCATGCAACGCCAGAAAGTCCTCCAGGAGTTTTGAGCAAGCCGTCAAATCTGTCATAGTACACAACGTCCGGGTGGATCTCCGTCATGCACTCAACGGGAGCTTCCACTTTGACGCTGAAATGTTTGTGCGAGGAAGGAGAATCATCGCAGAGGGAGTCCAGGCCGTCAAAGCGAGCGACAAGCAAGAGAACTTTGAGGCAGCGAGGGACAAACTGGGGGAGATTTTACATCCATTACAG GATTTCTACAGTCATAGTAACTGGGTGGAGCTGGGGAAAAAATTCCCAAACTCTAATCTGCTCCGACCAGACACCAGCATTGGAAACCTAGCAG ACATAAGCAGAGCAACATGTCGAAACTGTGATGGAGACGACTGCACCAACAACATTCTGGAGGACGTCATAGCGGAGGGGATACTGACCTCCGGTTATTTTGGTATTGTGCCTCTGGTCTCAACCAAACCAGACG GTAAATGCAGCcatggagggggggtggatCTAACAAGCAACATCAAGCCTAAAGGTGGAATCAACAAAGACGCGTTTGATTCCAGTCACGGACATCTCCACACTGAAGCAGCAAACCTGGCCGGAGCTGCAACCGCTCAGCTGCTAGATGACGTCCGAAGGGCCGCCGGCGACAGAGTCTTCCTCCA GATGTTGGGAATCTCCAAAGGATCCAGTAAAGCTCTTTGTTTTGTGATCGACACGACAAAGAGCATGAGTGATGACATTGAGGCAGTGCAGAGTGTCACTTCCTCCATTATCAACAGCGAAGTGGGAACGGAGAACGAGCCCTCGACTTACATTCTTGTACCGTTCAATGACCCAG GATTCGGGCCGTTGACAAAGACGACAGACCCGCAGGTGTTCAAGAACGTTATCAACTCCCTGTCGGTAACTGGTGGAGGGGACGACGCAGAGATGAGTCTCTCTGGGCTTCAG CTGGCTCTAACTGCTGCTCCCTTGAACTCTGAGATCTTCGTCTTCACTGATGCGCCTGCTAAAGACAAGCAGCTGAAAAGTGCAGTGATCGCACTCATCGAGCGAACTCAAACAGTG GTTAACTTCATGATTACTGACTCAAATGTGACCAATCGTCGGATTCTGAGCAACAAAACGGGGAGACAGAGGGCGATCGCCACATCAGACTCTCAGGTGTACAGAGACCTGGCTCAGGCTTCAGGAGGTCAGGCTATTGAAGTCACAAAAACTGAGCTCCCCGCGGCCACCAGCATCATAACAGAGTCCACCAGCTCCTCATTG GTGACCCTCCTGCAAGCAGCCAGGAACCCGGGCAAAACCGAGAATTTCTTCTTCAGGGTCGATCGGTCTGTAACAAACCCGAGGGTTTACATCACCGGGCGATCTGTCACTTTCACTCTCATCAGCCCCAGTG GTAAATCACAGCAAAGCACCGACGCAACAGGGTCACTGATCACCTCGTCGCAGTCAGTGGGAAACTACCTGAGTCTGCGTATAAAAACAGAAGTTGGACAATGGGAAATAAGAATGGTGTCGACTAATCCCTACACTCTGAAGGTCATAG CTCAGAGCTCTGTTGACTTCCTGTTGGACTTCGTGGAGGCGTCGCAGGGCCCATTCGCTGGATACGATACACTTGACACACGCCCCAGAGCTG GTGTGAACGGTACCTTGTTGGTGACTTTGACGGGGAGTAAATCTGGCAAGCTGACGGAAGTCACCCTGGTTGAATCGAGTGGGTCAAATGAGGTAAAAGGAGTTGTGGAGTCACAGGGAAGCGGAAATTTCTTGGTCCGGGTTGACCAGATGCCGTCGGAGGAGTTTGTGGTGCGGGTGAAGGGGCAAGTTGGCAGCTCTTCATCGGGCGTCTTCCAAAGGCAAACACCTACCAACTTCAGAGCCTCTAATGTGACTATCAGC GCCGATTCAAATCCCATCCTAATACCAGGAACACTATTCTCTGTGCCCTTCACCGTGACGACCGGTGGAACCGGGGGAAACTTCACCATCCGAGCCACCCACAACCAACAACGTTTTGACTCAGTATCTCCAACCTCTTTAATCCTGGTATCTGGAAACAGTACCGATGGCACAGTGAACATCACAGCACCGCTCAACACCCCATCTGGAACTGATTTCACCCTGACCATTGAGGCCGAGGCTCCAGGGGGCGCTGACACCAACTACGTCATGCTGCGTTTCTCGGTTCTTAACACG GTGACCGATTTCACCAAGCCGGTGTGCCAGCTGCTCAGCTTGCAGTCCCGGTGCTTTGGTGCTTGCAACTCATCGACGTGGGAGCTGTTGGTGCAGGTGACTGACGGGGATGACGGGACGGGTGTCGAGCGCGTCAGCCTCAAACAAGGAAACGGGTCCTTGAACGCCAGCCAGGCCGCTGGCAATGCAGACATAATGCTGGTGTCCTACAGGGCGTCTTGCTGCTCACCTGACATGGAGCTGCTGACTGTGGATCGGGTGGGAAATGTAGGCTTCTGTTTCTACTCTCTCACAGGGAATCCGccagctgctctctcttcaTCCACCAAAGTCACTCAGtcactctttcttttcctgaGCATGGTTGGGCTTGGGCTCCATGTTACGAATGTGGGGGGGGATTCAGTGACTCCAGGAAAGCTCTGA